Proteins found in one Allorhizobium pseudoryzae genomic segment:
- a CDS encoding nucleotidyltransferase family protein gives MTADLHQSVPQVRANYGSFGSEDAVLAEIIRRLVEALDPEMIWLFGSRGRGDARPDSDFDVLVVAKENGSFDSDDYDKVYAPLMGTGVGADVVPCDYATFMASLDLNTSIVRRIVDEGRLIFGSRP, from the coding sequence ATGACGGCGGATCTCCATCAGAGTGTTCCGCAGGTCCGGGCGAATTACGGTTCGTTTGGCAGCGAGGATGCCGTGCTGGCGGAGATCATCCGCCGGCTGGTGGAGGCGCTCGATCCGGAGATGATCTGGCTCTTTGGCAGTCGCGGTCGGGGCGATGCGCGTCCGGACAGCGATTTCGACGTGTTGGTCGTGGCGAAGGAGAACGGCAGTTTCGACAGCGATGATTACGACAAGGTCTACGCGCCGCTGATGGGGACGGGTGTCGGGGCTGATGTCGTACCGTGCGATTATGCGACCTTCATGGCTTCGCTGGATCTCAACACTTCCATCGTGCGACGGATTGTCGATGAAGGACGTTTGATCTTCGGGAGCAGGCCATGA
- a CDS encoding HEPN domain-containing protein, with translation MKAEEIRRKRVSAFATLAEKEFEAARLLIDTHPEQAAYFLQQCLEKLLRGLLEMQEVASGPTHNIQQLASLLTEAGDWRKRFSALDELSVAATRYRYPSPTGTIGTINRDRLMFLLGEVEELKRDAGAVLTKFA, from the coding sequence ATGAAAGCCGAGGAGATCCGTCGCAAGCGAGTGTCTGCCTTTGCGACGCTTGCCGAGAAGGAATTCGAGGCCGCACGGCTGCTGATCGACACGCATCCGGAGCAGGCGGCTTACTTTCTCCAGCAGTGCCTTGAGAAACTGCTGCGGGGTCTGCTCGAAATGCAGGAGGTCGCGAGTGGCCCGACACACAATATTCAGCAACTCGCTTCCCTTTTGACGGAGGCGGGAGACTGGCGGAAACGGTTCAGCGCACTGGACGAGCTTTCGGTGGCTGCGACGCGGTACCGCTATCCGAGCCCGACAGGGACTATCGGGACGATCAATCGGGATCGCCTGATGTTTCTTCTCGGCGAGGTCGAAGAGTTGAAGAGGGACGCCGGTGCCGTTCTGACGAAGTTTGCCTGA
- the sufC gene encoding Fe-S cluster assembly ATPase SufC codes for MLEIKNLHARIAEDGTEIIRGLNLTVKAGEVAAIMGPNGSGKSTLSYILSGREDYEVTEGEILYNGENILDLDPAERAAKGIFLAFQYPVEIPGVATMQFLKVAMNEQRKARGEAELTTPDFMRRVKEAAAELKINPDMLKRPLNVGFSGGEKKRAEILQMALLEPKLCVLDETDSGLDIDALKIVADGVNALKSPDRAVIVITHYQRLLDYIVPDTVHVLYKGQIIRTGDKNLALELEANGYSDIIGEAA; via the coding sequence ATGCTTGAAATCAAGAACCTGCACGCCCGCATCGCCGAAGACGGCACCGAAATCATCCGTGGTCTGAACCTCACCGTGAAGGCCGGCGAAGTGGCGGCGATCATGGGCCCGAACGGTTCGGGCAAGTCGACGCTCTCCTATATTCTCTCCGGCCGCGAAGATTACGAGGTGACCGAAGGCGAGATCCTTTACAACGGCGAGAATATTCTCGACCTGGATCCGGCCGAGCGTGCGGCCAAAGGCATCTTCCTCGCCTTCCAGTATCCGGTCGAAATTCCGGGCGTGGCCACCATGCAGTTCCTGAAGGTGGCGATGAACGAGCAGCGCAAGGCGCGCGGCGAGGCGGAACTGACGACGCCGGACTTCATGCGCCGCGTCAAGGAGGCTGCTGCCGAGTTGAAGATCAACCCGGACATGCTGAAGCGCCCGCTGAACGTCGGCTTCTCCGGTGGCGAGAAGAAGCGCGCCGAGATCCTGCAGATGGCGCTGCTGGAACCAAAACTCTGCGTGCTTGATGAAACCGATTCCGGCCTCGACATCGACGCGCTGAAGATCGTTGCCGACGGCGTCAACGCGCTGAAATCGCCGGACCGTGCCGTGATCGTCATTACCCACTACCAGCGCCTGCTCGACTACATCGTGCCGGATACGGTCCACGTTCTCTACAAGGGCCAGATCATCCGCACGGGCGACAAGAATCTGGCGCTCGAACTGGAAGCCAACGGCTACTCCGACATCATCGGCGAAGCGGCCTAA
- the sufD gene encoding Fe-S cluster assembly protein SufD produces MNMQTTSRLTAAESALIESYNQQVGDLPGNGAVISARDRLLEDLKTNGLPTRRVEAWHYTDLKTLLRAVPAAQPAEAFAAPAALVETASVIVMRDGKSDSRAAVDGIVLGSFADMLREGTAAPGLSVIDRDDTIGKVNGSFVRDGYVLEFPEGAEIAQPIEIQALHGAGQVHTRFPVSFGARSKATVIERHIASTDGQALVSTVSDISLEDGADVTWIVLQEQGAADTHLGQVRIRVGENAKLRLFVINAGGKLVRQELRIDVAGEGSDLQLRGVNLLGGDTHTDVTLVLGHNVPNTTSTEIFRNVVFDRARGVFQGMIKVALDAQKTDARMACNTLLMSDDAEFSAKPELEIFADDVQCGHGATVADIDDNHLYYLMARGIPRSKARAMLVNAFVAEIVEELEDEALVEALEAIVSRWLDRHA; encoded by the coding sequence ATGAACATGCAGACCACAAGCCGGCTGACCGCCGCGGAATCTGCGCTGATCGAATCCTATAACCAGCAGGTCGGCGACCTGCCGGGCAATGGGGCCGTGATCAGCGCACGCGATCGGCTGCTGGAGGACCTGAAGACCAACGGTCTTCCGACGCGCCGGGTGGAAGCCTGGCATTACACCGACTTAAAGACGCTGCTGCGCGCCGTTCCGGCAGCGCAGCCGGCCGAGGCGTTTGCCGCACCGGCAGCGCTCGTCGAGACGGCGTCCGTGATCGTGATGCGTGATGGCAAAAGCGATTCCAGGGCCGCCGTCGATGGCATCGTCCTCGGCTCCTTTGCGGATATGTTACGTGAGGGCACCGCGGCGCCTGGCCTTTCCGTCATCGACCGCGACGATACGATCGGCAAGGTCAATGGCAGCTTCGTGCGCGACGGTTATGTGCTGGAGTTTCCGGAAGGTGCCGAGATAGCGCAGCCGATCGAGATCCAGGCGCTGCACGGTGCAGGCCAGGTGCATACCCGTTTCCCGGTGAGCTTCGGTGCCCGCTCCAAGGCAACCGTTATCGAACGCCATATTGCGAGCACCGATGGCCAGGCGCTTGTCTCCACCGTCAGCGACATTTCGCTTGAGGATGGCGCCGACGTGACCTGGATTGTGCTGCAGGAGCAGGGCGCTGCCGATACCCATCTCGGCCAGGTGCGCATTCGTGTCGGTGAAAATGCCAAGTTGCGCCTCTTCGTCATCAATGCCGGCGGCAAGCTTGTGCGCCAGGAACTGCGCATCGACGTGGCGGGCGAAGGCTCCGACCTGCAGTTGCGCGGCGTCAACCTGCTCGGCGGCGACACGCATACTGATGTGACGCTGGTTCTCGGCCACAACGTGCCGAACACGACCTCGACGGAAATCTTCCGCAACGTGGTGTTCGATCGTGCCCGCGGCGTGTTCCAGGGCATGATCAAGGTGGCGCTCGATGCGCAGAAGACCGATGCCCGCATGGCCTGCAACACGCTTCTCATGTCGGACGATGCCGAGTTCTCCGCCAAGCCGGAGCTCGAGATCTTCGCCGATGACGTGCAGTGCGGTCACGGGGCGACGGTTGCCGATATCGACGACAACCATCTCTATTACCTGATGGCCCGCGGCATTCCGCGCAGCAAGGCGCGCGCCATGCTGGTGAACGCCTTTGTCGCAGAGATCGTCGAGGAACTCGAGGACGAGGCGCTCGTCGAGGCACTTGAGGCGATCGTCAGCCGCTGGCTGGACAGACACGCCTGA
- a CDS encoding cysteine desulfurase produces MTYDVDAIRRDFPILTTMVHGKPLVYLDNGASAQKPQSVIDAISHAYSAEYANVHRGLHYLSNAATEAYEAAREKVRRFLNAPSIDDIVFTKNSTEAINTVAYGFAMPHLKEGDEIVLTIMEHHSNIVPWHFLRERQGVKLVWVPVDEDGAFHLEDFEKCLTEKTRLIAMTHMSNALGTVVPIKEVCRIARERDIPVLVDGSQGAVHMPVDVQDLDCDWYVMTGHKLYGPSGIGVLYGKKERLQQMRPFQGGGEMIIDVDQDFVTYNDPPHRFEAGTPPIVQAIGLGYALDYMDKIGRGAIAAHEADLTVYATERLTAINSLRIIGNAPGKGAIFSFELAGIHAHDVSMVIDRKGVAVRAGTHCATPLLKRFGVTSTCRASFAMYNTRAEVDALADALDYARNFFA; encoded by the coding sequence ATGACCTATGATGTCGACGCGATCCGTCGCGATTTTCCGATCCTCACCACGATGGTGCACGGCAAGCCGCTCGTCTACCTGGACAATGGCGCCTCGGCGCAGAAGCCGCAGAGCGTGATCGACGCGATCTCGCATGCCTATTCCGCCGAATATGCCAATGTGCATCGCGGCCTGCATTACCTGTCGAATGCCGCCACCGAGGCCTACGAGGCCGCGCGCGAAAAGGTGCGGCGCTTCCTGAACGCCCCCTCGATCGATGACATTGTCTTCACCAAGAACTCCACCGAAGCGATCAACACGGTGGCGTACGGCTTTGCCATGCCGCACCTGAAGGAAGGCGACGAGATCGTCCTGACGATCATGGAGCACCACTCCAACATCGTGCCCTGGCATTTCTTGCGCGAACGGCAGGGCGTGAAACTGGTCTGGGTGCCGGTGGATGAGGATGGCGCGTTTCATCTCGAAGACTTCGAAAAGTGCCTGACGGAAAAGACGCGGCTGATCGCCATGACGCATATGTCGAATGCGCTCGGAACCGTCGTGCCGATCAAGGAGGTCTGCCGCATCGCCCGGGAACGGGATATTCCGGTGCTCGTCGATGGCAGCCAGGGCGCCGTGCACATGCCCGTGGACGTCCAGGATCTCGATTGTGACTGGTATGTCATGACCGGCCACAAGCTCTATGGTCCGTCGGGAATCGGTGTGCTTTACGGCAAGAAGGAGCGCCTCCAGCAGATGCGCCCCTTCCAGGGCGGCGGCGAGATGATCATCGACGTCGATCAGGATTTCGTCACCTATAACGATCCGCCACACCGGTTCGAGGCGGGCACGCCGCCGATCGTGCAGGCGATTGGCCTCGGCTACGCGCTGGACTACATGGACAAAATCGGCCGAGGCGCGATTGCCGCGCACGAGGCGGATCTGACGGTCTATGCCACCGAACGGCTGACGGCGATCAATTCGCTGCGCATCATCGGCAATGCACCGGGCAAGGGGGCGATCTTCTCCTTCGAGCTCGCCGGCATCCATGCTCATGACGTATCGATGGTGATCGACCGCAAGGGGGTCGCGGTGCGCGCCGGCACCCATTGTGCCACGCCGCTCTTGAAACGGTTCGGCGTCACGTCTACTTGCCGAGCTTCCTTTGCCATGTACAACACGCGCGCCGAAGTGGATGCGCTGGCCGATGCGCTGGATTATGCGCGCAACTTCTTTGCCTGA
- a CDS encoding SUF system Fe-S cluster assembly protein translates to MSTEETIPKWDAREGIINSPIPADELARLSDDIVAALKTVYDPEIPADIFELGLVYKIDIEDDRMVKIVMTLTAPGCPVAGEMPGWVENAVSAVEGVSGVEVEMTFDPPWTPERMSEEAQVAVGWY, encoded by the coding sequence ATGTCGACCGAAGAAACTATTCCGAAGTGGGATGCCCGCGAAGGAATCATCAATTCACCGATCCCGGCAGACGAACTTGCCCGTCTGTCGGATGATATCGTCGCGGCACTGAAAACCGTCTACGATCCGGAAATCCCGGCGGATATTTTCGAGCTCGGTCTCGTCTACAAGATCGACATCGAAGATGACCGCATGGTGAAGATCGTCATGACGCTGACGGCCCCCGGCTGTCCGGTCGCCGGCGAAATGCCGGGCTGGGTCGAAAATGCCGTCAGTGCCGTGGAAGGCGTGTCCGGCGTCGAGGTCGAGATGACGTTCGATCCGCCGTGGACGCCGGAGCGCATGTCGGAAGAGGCGCAGGTGGCCGTCGGCTGGTATTGA
- a CDS encoding ribbon-helix-helix domain-containing protein codes for MARAHPIRIELTEDMSEIVESVLESGEFQSADEVVSAALNAFQVRRLLANFTPDELDALIQEGIDSGEPIDGEESFRRLRDQFEREFGTKAG; via the coding sequence ATGGCGCGCGCGCATCCCATTCGCATCGAACTGACCGAGGACATGTCCGAGATTGTCGAAAGCGTTCTCGAAAGCGGCGAATTCCAATCCGCAGACGAGGTGGTGTCGGCGGCGCTGAATGCCTTCCAGGTCCGGCGGCTTTTGGCGAATTTTACGCCCGACGAATTGGATGCGCTGATCCAGGAAGGGATCGACAGCGGCGAGCCGATTGATGGGGAGGAATCCTTTCGCCGGCTGCGTGACCAGTTTGAGCGTGAGTTCGGGACGAAAGCTGGATGA
- a CDS encoding type II toxin-antitoxin system RelE/ParE family toxin, with translation MSYRLRPQAERDVYDVMSYIGQRNPKAALRWQEEIYATFAMIGSMPGIGTARETPQLKTQMFPKDGYLIFYRVHGDGVEILRVLHAARDWPKLVR, from the coding sequence ATGAGCTATCGTCTTCGGCCACAAGCTGAACGAGACGTCTACGATGTGATGTCGTACATTGGACAGCGAAACCCGAAAGCTGCACTTCGTTGGCAGGAGGAGATCTACGCAACGTTTGCCATGATCGGATCCATGCCCGGTATCGGGACTGCGCGAGAGACGCCGCAGCTGAAGACGCAAATGTTTCCAAAGGACGGCTATCTGATCTTCTATCGAGTTCACGGCGACGGCGTCGAAATCCTCCGCGTCCTTCATGCCGCCCGCGACTGGCCGAAACTTGTCCGTTGA
- the sufA gene encoding Fe-S cluster assembly scaffold SufA, with product MGFAVMTMTDAAASRVKAIVEKSGPDAKGIRVGIKKGGCAGMEYTVDLVTEPNGKDDLIEHDGARVWIEPSAVLYLLGTQMDFEVTKMRSGFTFINPNQTSACGCGESVELKPADLAALARERAGEATPA from the coding sequence ATGGGCTTTGCAGTGATGACCATGACCGATGCCGCAGCAAGCCGCGTGAAGGCGATCGTCGAAAAATCCGGCCCAGATGCGAAGGGCATTCGCGTCGGCATCAAGAAGGGCGGATGCGCGGGCATGGAGTATACGGTCGATCTGGTGACCGAGCCAAACGGCAAGGACGATCTGATCGAACACGATGGCGCCCGGGTCTGGATCGAGCCGTCGGCGGTGCTTTATCTTCTCGGCACGCAGATGGATTTCGAAGTGACGAAGATGCGGTCCGGCTTCACCTTCATCAACCCGAACCAGACCTCGGCCTGCGGTTGCGGCGAATCGGTCGAACTCAAGCCGGCAGATCTCGCGGCCCTAGCACGCGAGCGGGCAGGCGAGGCGACGCCGGCCTGA
- a CDS encoding GntR family transcriptional regulator, with translation MIVTLRLSPGALVTEKQLIELAGHGRTPVREAIQKLEWQGLIVVRPRIGLQISDIVASDHREILAVRRRLEPYAASLVATHADDRQRERLIGCARDMGAAAALSDMHAFLSADKRFDDLVEEACPNRFLTGSLAALQTHSRRLWFATATLEAMDRSVGLHVSVIRAIQKEDAAEAAAATERLLDYLAEKL, from the coding sequence ATGATCGTGACACTGAGGCTTTCCCCCGGCGCGCTCGTCACCGAAAAACAGCTGATCGAGTTGGCCGGCCATGGCCGGACCCCGGTGCGCGAGGCCATCCAGAAACTCGAGTGGCAGGGGTTGATTGTCGTCAGGCCCCGGATCGGACTGCAGATCAGCGACATCGTTGCCTCCGATCACCGGGAAATTCTGGCCGTGAGACGCCGTCTCGAACCCTACGCCGCCTCTCTTGTGGCGACTCATGCCGATGACCGTCAACGGGAACGCCTGATTGGCTGCGCGCGTGACATGGGCGCCGCAGCCGCCCTGTCGGACATGCATGCGTTTCTTTCGGCCGACAAGCGGTTCGACGATCTGGTGGAAGAAGCCTGCCCCAACCGTTTCCTGACCGGATCGCTCGCAGCGCTCCAAACCCATTCGCGGCGGCTCTGGTTTGCGACGGCGACGCTCGAGGCCATGGATCGCTCCGTCGGCCTGCATGTCAGCGTCATCCGCGCCATTCAAAAAGAGGATGCAGCGGAAGCAGCCGCCGCGACGGAACGGCTGCTGGATTACCTTGCGGAAAAACTGTGA
- a CDS encoding ABC transporter permease: MLFETVRLAWRAISRNLLRSFLTVLGVVIGVAAVIAMVTVGNGTTAQVRQELSRLGTNTLFVRPGQWGPGRASTEAKRFNDSDVVAIRDQMTGLRAVAPINRSTATVIAGGQNRSTSIIGTTNDYLVAQDWTLALGREFLPSEERGTAACIIGQTVRRELFGSADPVGLTIRVGNVACPVIGVLTTKGQSGMGDDQDDTVLMPLKLHQRRLGGTTTISSITLSAENGVSTAKVQADVESLLRERRRIAIGKDDDFSVNDMTQIASAMTGTTTLLTGLLGAVAAVSLLVGGIGIMNIMLVSVTERTREIGIRLAIGALEGQVLTQFLVEAVMLSVFGGVTGILAGLGLAYGVVSLLNVPFVASPTIIAVAFAFSALIGVVFGYFPARRAAQLNPTEALRHE, translated from the coding sequence ATGCTGTTTGAAACTGTTCGACTGGCCTGGCGGGCGATCAGCCGCAACCTGCTGCGCTCCTTCCTCACCGTGCTCGGCGTGGTCATCGGCGTTGCCGCCGTCATCGCCATGGTCACCGTCGGCAATGGCACCACCGCACAGGTGCGCCAGGAACTGTCGCGGCTTGGCACCAACACGCTCTTCGTGCGCCCGGGCCAGTGGGGCCCTGGCCGCGCCAGCACGGAGGCCAAACGCTTCAACGATTCGGACGTGGTCGCCATCCGCGACCAGATGACCGGTCTTAGGGCGGTGGCCCCCATCAACCGCAGCACCGCCACCGTGATTGCCGGCGGACAGAACCGTTCGACCAGCATTATCGGCACCACGAATGACTATCTGGTGGCGCAGGACTGGACGCTGGCGCTTGGCCGTGAATTCCTGCCATCAGAGGAACGCGGCACCGCTGCCTGCATCATCGGCCAGACCGTGCGGCGCGAACTGTTTGGTTCGGCCGATCCGGTCGGCCTCACCATCCGCGTCGGCAACGTCGCCTGCCCGGTCATCGGCGTGCTGACTACCAAGGGCCAGTCCGGCATGGGCGACGACCAGGACGATACCGTTTTGATGCCGCTGAAGCTGCACCAGCGGCGCCTGGGCGGCACCACCACCATCTCCAGCATCACCCTCTCGGCAGAAAACGGCGTTTCGACCGCCAAGGTGCAGGCGGACGTCGAAAGCCTGCTCCGGGAACGCCGGCGCATCGCCATCGGCAAGGATGACGATTTCTCCGTCAACGACATGACGCAGATCGCCTCCGCCATGACCGGCACCACGACGCTGCTGACCGGTCTGCTCGGCGCCGTCGCGGCCGTCAGCCTGCTGGTCGGCGGCATCGGCATCATGAACATCATGCTGGTCTCGGTAACGGAACGGACACGCGAGATCGGCATCAGGCTCGCGATCGGCGCGCTGGAGGGACAGGTGCTCACCCAGTTCCTGGTGGAGGCAGTCATGCTATCCGTCTTCGGCGGCGTCACCGGCATTCTCGCCGGCCTGGGCCTCGCCTACGGGGTGGTGAGCCTACTCAACGTTCCCTTTGTCGCAAGCCCGACGATCATTGCTGTGGCCTTTGCCTTTTCAGCGCTGATCGGCGTGGTGTTCGGCTATTTTCCCGCCCGGCGGGCTGCGCAACTGAACCCGACCGAGGCCCTGCGACACGAATAA
- a CDS encoding ABC transporter ATP-binding protein yields the protein MQASPLIEFRQVSRYYGRGEATIRALDRVDLSISAGQFVSIMGPSGSGKSTAMNILGCLDVPSSGDYLFQGVPTSGFDRQQLTLLRRHMLGFVFQGFNLLARTSAVENVELPLVYRGMEGRERRKLALAALEQVGLKGREDHTTQELSGGQQQRVAIARAIVTSPAVLLADEPTGNLDTKTSVEIMDLITRLNREQGITVIMVTHEEDIAAYASRQLRFVDGRLASDSAAGEEPAHAV from the coding sequence ATGCAGGCCTCGCCCCTCATCGAGTTTCGTCAGGTTTCCCGCTATTATGGCCGCGGCGAAGCGACGATCCGCGCGCTCGACCGGGTGGATCTGTCGATTTCTGCCGGTCAGTTCGTCTCCATCATGGGCCCGTCCGGCTCCGGCAAATCAACTGCCATGAACATTCTCGGCTGTCTCGACGTGCCCTCTTCCGGCGACTATCTGTTTCAGGGGGTGCCCACCAGCGGTTTCGATCGCCAGCAGTTGACGCTTTTGCGCCGGCATATGCTGGGTTTCGTCTTCCAGGGCTTCAATCTGCTCGCCCGCACATCCGCGGTCGAAAACGTCGAACTGCCGCTCGTCTATCGCGGCATGGAAGGCAGGGAGCGCCGGAAGCTCGCACTCGCGGCGCTGGAACAGGTCGGACTGAAGGGCCGCGAGGATCACACCACGCAGGAACTCTCAGGCGGCCAGCAGCAACGCGTCGCGATTGCCCGCGCCATCGTCACCAGCCCCGCCGTCCTTCTGGCCGACGAACCGACAGGCAATCTGGATACGAAAACGAGCGTCGAGATCATGGATCTCATTACCCGGCTGAACCGTGAGCAAGGCATTACCGTCATCATGGTGACCCACGAGGAAGATATCGCCGCCTACGCCTCGCGGCAGTTGCGTTTCGTTGATGGCAGGCTGGCCTCCGACAGCGCCGCCGGAGAGGAGCCCGCCCATGCTGTTTGA
- a CDS encoding efflux RND transporter periplasmic adaptor subunit: MTDQTGAAGQKIPESAPDLAAILAASKGKRRRSRWFVWPLTLAILVGGGAGAYLYLNQDGPAFTYTTQPVKRGDLSVIVTATGSLEPTDQVDISSELSGTVRKVNVTYNSPVKAGEVLAELDTNKLQADVQSARAKLASAKASVVKADAELNSARIKLERLRSLVDKSISSQQDLDTAQYAYDSAQATKEMNESSVLSSEADLRLAEVNLAKARILSPIDGVVLTRDVDPGQTVASSLSAPVLFTIAGDLKRMELQVSVDEADVGQVRENQPATFTVDAYSDRSFPARIQQVRFASETVSNVVTYKAILSVDNEDLLLRPGMTATADITVQSVKDTLLVPNGALRYSPPATAQRGSGNILSRLFRPPRPPGTGRNRNQQQDQNSPTRRPVFVLKGGEPQRVMIETGATDGQFTIVKSGDLQEGDTLITSATARSN, from the coding sequence TTGACCGATCAGACAGGGGCAGCTGGCCAGAAGATCCCGGAGAGCGCACCCGATCTTGCTGCTATCCTCGCCGCTTCGAAGGGCAAACGCCGGCGCTCGCGCTGGTTCGTCTGGCCGCTGACGCTTGCCATCCTGGTGGGCGGCGGTGCCGGCGCCTACCTCTACCTCAACCAGGATGGCCCGGCCTTCACCTATACGACGCAACCCGTCAAGCGCGGCGATCTCTCGGTCATCGTCACGGCGACCGGCTCGCTGGAGCCGACCGACCAGGTCGATATCTCCAGCGAATTGTCGGGAACGGTGCGCAAGGTCAACGTCACCTACAATAGTCCCGTCAAGGCCGGCGAGGTGCTCGCCGAACTCGATACGAACAAGCTGCAGGCGGATGTGCAGAGCGCCCGCGCCAAGCTTGCCTCCGCCAAGGCGAGTGTCGTGAAGGCGGATGCCGAACTCAACTCGGCACGCATCAAGCTGGAGCGCCTGCGCTCGCTCGTCGACAAGAGCATCTCCAGCCAGCAGGATCTCGATACGGCGCAATACGCCTATGATTCGGCCCAGGCGACGAAGGAGATGAACGAAAGCTCGGTTCTCTCCTCGGAAGCCGATCTCAGGCTCGCCGAAGTGAACCTCGCCAAGGCGAGGATCCTCTCGCCGATCGACGGCGTCGTCCTGACGCGGGATGTCGATCCGGGCCAGACGGTTGCCTCCTCGCTCTCGGCGCCGGTCCTCTTCACCATTGCCGGTGACCTGAAGCGCATGGAACTGCAGGTGTCCGTCGATGAGGCGGATGTCGGCCAGGTGCGGGAAAACCAGCCGGCGACCTTCACCGTCGACGCCTATTCAGACCGCAGCTTTCCGGCGCGCATCCAGCAGGTCCGCTTCGCCTCGGAAACGGTGTCGAACGTCGTCACCTACAAGGCCATCCTTTCGGTCGATAACGAAGACCTGCTTTTGCGTCCTGGCATGACCGCGACGGCCGACATCACCGTCCAGTCCGTCAAGGATACGCTGCTGGTGCCGAACGGGGCGCTGCGCTATTCGCCGCCCGCCACCGCGCAACGCGGCAGCGGCAACATCCTCAGCCGCCTCTTCCGCCCGCCGCGTCCGCCCGGTACCGGCCGCAACCGCAATCAGCAGCAGGATCAGAACAGTCCAACCCGCAGGCCCGTCTTTGTGCTGAAGGGCGGCGAGCCGCAGCGCGTGATGATCGAAACCGGCGCCACCGACGGCCAGTTTACCATCGTCAAGTCGGGTGACCTGCAGGAAGGCGACACGCTGATCACATCTGCCACCGCCCGCTCGAACTGA
- a CDS encoding DUF2171 domain-containing protein, protein MIDQNRIQEHQEVIGADGVHVGTVDRVEGNRIKLTKKDSGEGSHEGHHHFIPLALVADIEGNRVRLSASGASAVDFEEEGGGRPAH, encoded by the coding sequence ATGATCGACCAGAACCGCATTCAGGAACATCAGGAAGTGATCGGCGCAGACGGCGTCCATGTCGGCACCGTGGACCGCGTCGAAGGCAACCGTATCAAGCTGACCAAGAAGGACAGCGGCGAGGGCAGCCATGAGGGGCACCACCATTTCATTCCCCTCGCACTCGTCGCCGATATCGAAGGCAACCGCGTCCGCCTGTCGGCTTCAGGGGCCTCTGCCGTGGATTTCGAAGAAGAAGGCGGCGGTCGCCCGGCGCATTGA
- a CDS encoding DUF2799 domain-containing protein yields MAADWRVIGDADGAAGYSPQDRFGAHVESCARVKIVPDQTKWNEGYQVGLQRYCTPLNGLARGEAGDTYYSVCPPQTSEGFLRGYGLGRKLHDARSRIDSLRGEISSKESRMDERYRALKEAKDDNQRRNIRNEIDDLDRDIRRAQREMPDRQYDVDQAQRDVDWFRANPKAPLPVPGY; encoded by the coding sequence ATGGCCGCCGACTGGCGGGTGATCGGTGATGCGGATGGAGCCGCGGGCTACAGCCCGCAGGATCGGTTTGGCGCGCATGTGGAATCCTGCGCCCGCGTCAAGATCGTGCCGGACCAGACCAAGTGGAACGAAGGCTATCAGGTGGGTCTGCAGCGTTACTGCACGCCGCTCAATGGTCTCGCGCGGGGTGAGGCAGGCGACACCTATTACAGCGTCTGCCCGCCGCAGACGAGCGAAGGTTTTCTGCGCGGATATGGGCTCGGTCGCAAGCTGCACGACGCCCGGTCGCGGATTGATTCGCTGCGAGGCGAGATCAGTTCGAAGGAAAGCCGGATGGATGAACGCTACCGCGCCCTGAAGGAGGCGAAGGACGACAACCAGCGCCGCAATATCCGCAACGAGATCGATGACCTCGACCGGGATATCCGTCGTGCCCAGCGCGAGATGCCGGATCGCCAGTATGATGTCGATCAGGCACAGCGCGATGTCGATTGGTTCCGTGCCAATCCGAAGGCGCCTCTGCCGGTTCCGGGCTATTGA